The DNA region GGCAGTGGTGGTGGGACAACGTCGCGTCTCAGCCGCCGCAGCTTTCGCAAGCGATCCCGGTGACGCTCAACAGCGATGGCAGTGTCCATCTGCCGGTTGAACAGCTCCGTGACGGTAAGCTGCATCGCTTTGTCTGGGTGGCTGACGATGGTAAAGCCGTCCGCTTTTTCATCATCAACCGTTATCCCGACAAACTGCGCTTTGGCGTGGTGTTCGACGCCTGTCTGCTGTGCGGCGACCAGGGCTATGTGATGGAAGGCAATCAGGTGATTTGCGTTGCCTGCGGGGTACACATCTTTATCCCTTCCATTGGCAAACCCGGAGGCTGCAACCCGGTGCCGATTGAAAACTGGCGCAACGATGAAAAAGAGCTGGTGATCCCCGGTAAAGAACTGGCCGCTGGCGTGAACTATTTCTCGACGGTGATGACCATTCAGGTGACCGATCCGGTTGACGGCTCAACGCTGACCAATACGGCGGCGGACTTCAAATACAGCTACGGCGGTAAAACCTGGTTCTTCTCATCCGAAGCGAACTATGACCGCTTTCGCAAGACGCCGGAACAGTTTGTCCCTGCTGAACTGAGGGAGGAGTAACGATGCTGTGGCGAATGTTACGACAATCCTGGGGACGCAACCTGCGACGCAAAGGGCTGGCGATTATCACCGTGTTTCTGGCGGCCAGCCTTATCTCGGCGCTGCTGGCGGTGTCTATCGACATCGGCGACAAAATGTCCAGGGAACTCAAATCCTATGGCGCGAACATCCTGATTGAGCCTGCCGGACAGGCGGCATTACCGGCACTGTTCAGCGAAAGCAGCAATCCGCTCTCGGGGCAGGATTTCCTTGATGAAGCCGAATTGCCGAATATCAAAGATATTTTCTGGCGCAATAACATTGTTGGTTTTGCGCCAATGCTGGGTGGTGAGGTCACCGTTAGCGGTAACGCGGTGCGCATTCTGGGAACCTTCTTCAGTCAACCGGTCGATATTCCGGATGAAGAGGGGTACGAAACCGGGCAGAAAACGGTCAGTCCGTTCTGGCAGGTGACCGGCGACTGGCCGCAGGAAGGCGAGAACCGTACGCCGCAAACGCTGGTGGGGCATGCGCTGGCGCGACAAACCGGATGGAAAGTGGGCGATACGCTGGTATTAAACAATGCGGATACGACCGTCAGCGTGACGGTGAGCGGGATCCTCTCCAGCGGCGGCGAGGAAGACAGCCAACTGGTGATGCCCCTCGCGACCGCGCAGACGCTGCTGGGGTTGCCCGGCAAGGTGCAGGCCATCCGCGTTTCGGCGCTGACGGTACCGGAGAATGAACTTTCGCGCCGCGCACGGGAAAATCTGGATGCACTCAATGCGGAGGAATATGACCTCTGGTACTGCACCGCTTATGTGTCTTCTATTGCCCACCAACTGGAAGAGGCGATCTCCGGGGCAGAGGTTCGTCCGGTCTGGCAGGTTGCCGCGTCTGAAGGGGTGGTTATCGATAAAATTCAGTTGCTGATGGCGGTGGTGACGATTGCCGCGCTGGCGGCGTCGGCAATGGGG from Citrobacter amalonaticus Y19 includes:
- a CDS encoding ABC transporter permease, whose product is MLWRMLRQSWGRNLRRKGLAIITVFLAASLISALLAVSIDIGDKMSRELKSYGANILIEPAGQAALPALFSESSNPLSGQDFLDEAELPNIKDIFWRNNIVGFAPMLGGEVTVSGNAVRILGTFFSQPVDIPDEEGYETGQKTVSPFWQVTGDWPQEGENRTPQTLVGHALARQTGWKVGDTLVLNNADTTVSVTVSGILSSGGEEDSQLVMPLATAQTLLGLPGKVQAIRVSALTVPENELSRRARENLDALNAEEYDLWYCTAYVSSIAHQLEEAISGAEVRPVWQVAASEGVVIDKIQLLMAVVTIAALAASAMGIASLMTSTIMERAKEIGLMKALGARQWQIMLLFYLEAASSGLAGGALGCVAGWGLAKAIGVMLFDAPLDFAWIVVPCVLVVAVLIALIGTWFPARRIARLYPVEVLYGR